Proteins encoded together in one Bacteroides ovatus window:
- a CDS encoding LruC domain-containing protein: MKQNIAKVFTFSLLASSISFTSCVDNEKTLFNADQLKQTYEETFPVKNIDPNGDWTMSHKVTAHVSVNGDLGTDYKIQIFDADPLSSESTAKILAEGTANQSTTLNVVMDCATALNKVFVARIDNHGHYMVQPVAIENGEVTAQLGHEKDVPTRSMSRAVTTTGIPAMAAPYTADDINSKKAIATDVQADWDLGAGSGWFEYAKLPVFKEQERWFKIQSGTFNKGFTTTGTSGGAQAVKVIVPQGSTWIIESSYQFSDITEIIVENGGKVEIAKNASLVLTNKSYLTVMPGGSITGKGTIQITNGSSGFKNYNAGTINCSVLDFNGGVGVFYNYGLLQLERYEASTNGMELVNHGTMEAESINGNNNTNIKNGCYLKTGKFQFGTLVMGNTSEAICEELGYNGNDNDIVMEAQSMLTCTGKASLYRTVTGPTVGTALLRINEIANLSGLAQSNSKVTNNIICEITDQTYKGEAHYDWSPFAWLVNKGLQQGATYCNPGKADFILPADGECIKEGYNSDENPDDVEIRNAVYSYAFEDNYPQAGDYDFNDIVLNVNLPAAGNDVKELKYTVDLRAVGAVKQLGAGLRIRGIDKSNVEEVSFGAGATQRTNSLNSGIFENASYETNGNELVIPLFGDAHYVYGYTGLQRPMLNTGNASTPLTDIYTLEVNIKLKNAISIPSVTDGLDFFIAYQGGAQKRTEIHLNQFNSATANGQLADKEVLEVIKAVNNTWALCVPEKFAYPTETTVITNAYSKFADWAHDQSTNTDWYNTVSSNKVMKY, encoded by the coding sequence ATGAAACAGAACATTGCAAAAGTCTTCACTTTTTCGTTGTTGGCGTCCTCCATCAGCTTTACTAGTTGCGTTGATAATGAGAAAACTCTGTTTAATGCAGATCAACTGAAGCAAACTTACGAAGAAACCTTTCCTGTAAAGAACATCGATCCTAATGGAGATTGGACCATGTCGCATAAAGTGACGGCACATGTGTCGGTTAATGGAGATTTGGGCACAGATTATAAGATACAGATATTCGATGCTGACCCATTAAGCTCGGAAAGTACAGCAAAAATCTTAGCGGAAGGAACTGCCAATCAAAGTACAACTTTGAATGTCGTGATGGACTGTGCAACAGCTCTCAATAAAGTGTTTGTTGCACGTATAGACAATCATGGACATTATATGGTGCAGCCCGTAGCTATTGAAAATGGAGAAGTAACCGCACAACTTGGACATGAAAAGGATGTGCCTACACGCTCTATGTCACGAGCTGTAACGACGACAGGTATACCGGCTATGGCAGCTCCTTATACAGCTGATGATATTAATAGTAAAAAAGCAATAGCTACTGATGTCCAAGCTGATTGGGATTTGGGTGCAGGTTCCGGATGGTTTGAATATGCTAAATTACCTGTATTCAAAGAACAAGAACGTTGGTTTAAAATTCAGAGTGGTACTTTTAATAAAGGATTTACTACTACTGGAACCAGTGGTGGAGCCCAGGCTGTGAAAGTAATCGTTCCTCAAGGAAGTACATGGATTATTGAAAGTAGTTATCAATTTAGCGATATTACAGAAATTATAGTTGAGAATGGTGGGAAAGTAGAGATAGCTAAAAATGCGAGCTTGGTGTTGACAAATAAGTCTTATTTAACAGTAATGCCGGGCGGAAGTATCACGGGTAAGGGAACTATCCAAATAACAAATGGTTCTAGTGGATTTAAAAACTATAATGCGGGCACTATTAATTGCTCTGTATTAGATTTCAACGGTGGTGTGGGAGTCTTTTATAATTATGGATTACTTCAGTTGGAACGCTATGAAGCTTCAACAAATGGAATGGAACTAGTGAATCATGGTACTATGGAGGCTGAAAGTATCAATGGTAACAATAATACCAATATTAAAAATGGTTGTTATTTGAAAACCGGTAAATTCCAATTTGGCACACTTGTTATGGGGAATACTTCCGAAGCTATTTGCGAGGAGCTTGGTTATAATGGTAATGACAACGACATTGTAATGGAGGCGCAATCCATGTTGACTTGTACAGGTAAGGCTAGCTTATATAGAACTGTTACCGGTCCAACTGTGGGTACTGCTTTATTGAGAATTAATGAGATTGCTAATCTTAGTGGTTTGGCTCAATCTAATTCTAAAGTAACAAATAATATCATTTGTGAAATAACAGATCAGACATATAAAGGTGAAGCGCACTATGACTGGTCTCCTTTTGCATGGCTAGTAAATAAAGGATTGCAGCAAGGCGCTACCTATTGCAATCCGGGTAAGGCTGATTTTATACTTCCTGCTGACGGTGAATGTATCAAAGAAGGATACAATTCTGATGAAAATCCGGATGATGTAGAGATTCGAAATGCAGTTTATTCTTATGCCTTTGAAGACAATTATCCGCAAGCGGGAGACTATGATTTCAATGATATTGTGTTGAATGTCAATTTGCCTGCTGCTGGTAATGATGTGAAAGAATTGAAATATACAGTCGACCTGCGTGCGGTTGGTGCTGTGAAGCAATTAGGTGCTGGATTAAGAATACGAGGAATCGATAAAAGTAATGTGGAAGAGGTAAGTTTTGGTGCAGGTGCTACCCAACGTACCAACTCATTAAATTCTGGTATATTTGAAAATGCATCTTATGAAACGAACGGTAATGAGCTTGTGATTCCTTTATTTGGAGATGCACATTATGTATATGGATATACTGGATTACAACGTCCTATGTTGAATACGGGGAATGCTAGTACTCCTCTTACAGACATATATACTCTTGAAGTGAACATAAAACTCAAGAATGCAATATCCATCCCTAGTGTGACAGATGGCTTAGACTTCTTTATTGCATATCAGGGGGGAGCTCAAAAGAGAACAGAAATTCATCTGAATCAATTTAATTCGGCTACAGCGAATGGTCAATTGGCTGATAAGGAAGTGCTTGAGGTAATCAAAGCCGTTAATAATACATGGGCTCTTTGTGTACCTGAAAAGTTTGCTTATCCTACAGAGACAACAGTGATAACGAATGCATATTCTAAATTCGCCGACTGGGCGCACGATCAGAGTACAAATACTGACTGGTATAATACTGTAAGCAGTAATAAGGTAATGAAGTATTAA
- a CDS encoding SLC13 family permease yields the protein MLITIIILVLSAVFFVNGKVRSDIVALCALIALLIFQILTPDEALSGFSNSVVIMMIGLFVVGGAIFQTGLAKMISSRILKLAGTSEIRLFLLVMLVTSAIGAFVSNTGTVALMLPIVVSLAMSAGMNPSRLLMPLAFASSMGGMMTLIGTPPNLVIQNTLTSAGLEPLSFFSFLPVGIVCVIVGTLVLMPLSKWFLSKKGQKDDNKRSGKSLKQLVNEYGLSSNLFRLQVIKDSRLLGKTIIDLDIRRKYGLNIMEVRRGDASQHRFLKTITQKFAAPDTMLQAEDILYVTGEFDKVQLFAEDFLLEILGDHATEETQSATNSLDFYDIGIAEIVLMPASNLINQTIKEAGFRDKFNVNVLGIRRKKEYLLQDLGNERIHSGDVLLVQGTWNNIARLSKEDSDWVVLGQPLAEAAKVTLDYKAPVAAAIMVLMVVMMVFDFIPVAPVTAVMIAGILMVLTGCFRNVEAAYKTINWESIVLIAAMLPMSLALEKTGASEYISNTLVNGLGSYGPVALMAGIYFTTSLMTMFISNTATAVLLAPIALQSAIQIGVSPVPFLFAVTVGASMCFASPFSTPPNALVMPAGQYTFMDYVKVGLPLQIIMGIVMIFVLPLIFPF from the coding sequence ATGCTAATAACCATTATTATTCTCGTTCTTTCGGCTGTCTTTTTCGTGAACGGCAAGGTTCGTTCGGATATTGTGGCACTGTGTGCACTGATAGCCTTACTTATTTTTCAGATATTAACTCCTGATGAAGCACTTTCCGGTTTTTCCAATTCGGTGGTCATTATGATGATCGGATTGTTTGTAGTGGGAGGGGCTATCTTTCAAACGGGATTGGCAAAGATGATTAGTTCCCGTATTCTTAAACTTGCGGGAACCAGTGAGATCCGGTTGTTTCTGTTGGTGATGTTGGTGACTTCGGCCATTGGTGCGTTTGTCAGTAACACAGGTACGGTGGCACTGATGCTTCCTATTGTTGTCAGTCTGGCAATGAGTGCCGGTATGAATCCGAGCAGGCTGTTGATGCCGTTGGCTTTTGCAAGTAGTATGGGAGGTATGATGACTTTAATTGGTACTCCGCCGAACCTTGTGATACAAAATACGTTGACTTCTGCCGGACTTGAACCGCTTTCCTTCTTCTCTTTCCTGCCTGTCGGCATTGTCTGTGTGATTGTCGGTACGCTGGTATTGATGCCACTTAGCAAATGGTTTCTTTCTAAAAAAGGCCAGAAAGATGATAATAAACGTTCGGGTAAGTCACTGAAACAGTTGGTAAATGAATATGGGCTTTCCAGCAATCTGTTTCGTTTGCAGGTAATAAAAGATTCCCGGCTTTTGGGCAAGACGATTATTGACTTGGATATTCGTCGCAAATATGGTTTGAATATCATGGAAGTACGTCGTGGTGATGCATCGCAACATCGTTTTCTGAAAACGATTACCCAGAAGTTTGCTGCACCGGACACGATGTTGCAAGCCGAGGATATTTTGTATGTGACAGGAGAATTTGATAAGGTACAGCTTTTTGCAGAAGATTTCCTGCTAGAGATTTTAGGTGACCATGCAACGGAAGAAACTCAAAGCGCAACTAACTCTCTGGATTTTTATGACATCGGTATTGCTGAAATAGTGTTGATGCCAGCTTCTAATTTGATAAACCAAACAATTAAGGAAGCCGGTTTTCGTGATAAGTTTAATGTGAACGTATTAGGGATCCGTCGTAAAAAGGAATACTTGTTGCAGGATTTGGGAAATGAGCGGATTCATAGTGGTGATGTGCTTCTGGTCCAGGGAACGTGGAATAATATAGCTCGTCTTAGCAAGGAAGATTCTGATTGGGTTGTTTTGGGACAACCTTTGGCGGAAGCGGCTAAAGTTACATTAGATTATAAAGCTCCGGTAGCGGCTGCTATTATGGTATTAATGGTAGTAATGATGGTATTCGATTTTATTCCGGTTGCTCCGGTTACGGCTGTTATGATAGCGGGTATATTGATGGTATTAACCGGATGTTTTCGTAATGTAGAAGCAGCTTATAAAACGATCAACTGGGAGAGTATTGTATTGATTGCAGCTATGCTTCCTATGTCTCTGGCATTGGAGAAAACGGGAGCTTCGGAATACATTTCCAATACGCTGGTTAACGGCTTGGGATCATACGGACCTGTTGCGTTGATGGCAGGTATTTACTTTACGACTTCGTTGATGACGATGTTTATCAGCAATACAGCTACGGCTGTCTTACTCGCACCGATTGCTCTGCAAAGTGCCATACAGATCGGAGTAAGTCCGGTTCCCTTCTTGTTTGCTGTGACGGTAGGTGCAAGTATGTGTTTCGCTTCTCCATTCTCTACACCGCCTAACGCCCTGGTGATGCCTGCCGGTCAATATACTTTTATGGATTATGTAAAAGTAGGATTGCCATTGCAGATTATTATGGGGATTGTGATGATTTTTGTTTTGCCTTTGATTTTCCCCTTTTAA